CCTGGCTTTCCGCACCGGAAAAGCTGAGTTTGCCCTGATGATAAGCGGCCGGAATAACGCTCAGGTTTTCATGGGAGGTTTGCGCCAGTTTCTCCAGGGCAGGTCCGGCCGGAAACGGAAGCCCCATGGCGACTCCAATCCGATCGATCAGCTGTCCGGCGCTGATATCGTCAGTCGCGGCAAGAATTGTTTCCCTGAAGTGATGCTCCTCTTGCTTTACCAGCAGAAGTTCGGTCGTTCCGCCGGAAAGATGCACCGACAGAAATTGCGGCAGGTCAGGTTCACCGGCACTGAATAAACCGGCTTTGATGTGTCCTTCCTGATGACTGTAGGTGTAGAGCGGAATCTTCAGCATCTGACTCAAGACAGCGGCGAATTGATTACCCACCAAAAAGACAGGCATATAGGAACCGGGCAGTGAGCGCGGCTGATTGCTGACACCAATGGCAACCGGCGGATAATCCGGCCTTTCCAACTGCAAAAACTGCTGGCTGATACTGCGCAAATGAGCAAAGACCGCTTCCGATTGCCGCAATCCACGTTCACCCATGGCCACGGAAAGTAATTGTCTTTGCTGATGCAGCAACTGATGATCCAAAGTAACAGCAGCCAAAGAAGTTGTATAGTTGCTGGTATCAATCCCCAAAACCCATTCATTCATTTTCTGCTCCGTCAGGTTTTGTTTCTTCCCCGGGCTTGTTCTGCAATACTTGCATATGCTGAATCACATTGCCCAGAATACCGTTAATGAAACGGGAAGCCTCCTGCGTACTATAAATTTTAGTAATTTCAATTGCCTCATTCACCGTCACACCGACCGGTACATCATCCATAAACATCAGCTCAAACAAAGCAAAGCGCAGAATAGAACGTTCCAGTTTTGCGATACGGTCCATTTTCCAATCTACCGCAAATTCATTCAAGGTATCATCCAGCTGAGACTGATGCGCAATGACACCGTCGATCAGTTGATGAGCGAAAATCAGATCGTTCTCGGTCAGTTCAGCCGCATCTTCTAAGGCTAATGGTAAAGCTTCTTCCGGCGAAATATCATGAAATTCTCTTTGGAACAAGGTCTTCACCGCTGTTTCACGGGCAACACGTCTGGACATAAAACACTCTCCTTAAACGCCGCCATAGCAGAATTTTGTGGCTGCGGCGGTCATTAATAATTTATTATAGCAAATTCCATTTTGGAAAGCAACTGAATCCAACTCGATTTTTCAAATATCTTCTGAATATGCATAAAGATACAGATTTTTTAAGCCAGGGAAAACAGGAAGCTGCGGCGCCTGTCGGATTGATTTCGACAGAAAAACGGTCACCGTTGCAAACGATGACCGTCAGTTTCAGGAAAACAGCAGCTGTTATACTCTGGAAAGATACTCGCCGGTACGAGTATCTATGCGAATTTTATCCCCCTCGTTGATAAAGAAGGGAACCCGCACCGCAGCACCGGTTTCCAATTTAGCCGGTTTGCTGCCGCCGGTAGCGGTATCGCCTTTGACACCGGGTTCACACTCTGCAATCTTCAGCTCGACAATATTCGGCATTTCCACACCAATAACCGTCCCGTCATAAATTTGAACCATCAAATTCATATTTTCGATTAAATACTTGATGCCATCGCCAATTTGCTCGGCTGTCAGTTCCATCTGTTCGTAAGTGGTGGTATCCATAAAGGTATAAAAATCACCGGAGGCATAGAGATATTGCATTTCATGCGTATCGATTCTGGCTTTGTTCAATTTTTCCCCGGCATTAAACGTTTTCTCCTGTACGGCGCCTGTTTTGACGTTTTTCATTTTTGTCCGTACAAAGGCAGCGCCTTTTCCCGGCTTCACGTGCTGAAACTCCACAACAGACCATACACTGCCATCAATTTCTACGGTTACACCATTTCTTAAATCGTTTGTACTGATCATTGGCTTCTCCTCCGCTTCCTAATTGGTTTATTATCAGTCTGTTGAATCCGAAAGACAAATCAAGGCCTTGCTGGTGTGGTTGAAATTCCGGTATCCTGTATTGGTCACCATTACCATGTCTTCAATACGAACCCCACCCCATTGAGGAATATAAATCCCCGGTTCAATCGTAATCACATGTCCCGCCTGTAAAACAACATTGCCTGTTTTGCCGCAGCTGGGTGCTTCATGCACATTTCTGCCAACGCCATGACCCAAACCGTGACCGAAATAATCTCCATAGCCTGCTTTTGTAATCACAGAACGGGCAATCTGATCGAGCTCTTTGCCCATCAGACCGGGTTGTACGGCAGCCAATGTCTGCATGTGGGCATCCAGAACGATCTGATAGATTTTTTCCTGCTCCCGGCTGGCGGTTCCGATTAGCACGGTGCGCGTCATATCGGAACAATAACCTTGATATTTGGCGCCAAAATCCAATGTCAGGAAATCGCCGTTTTGCAAGATCCGATCGGTCGGCTGACCATGCGGCAAGGAAGACCGCGGGCCGGAAGCAGCTATGATCTCAAAAGCTAAACCATCGGCTCCCTGCTCCCGCATAAAGCGTTCCATTTCCAAAGCAACTTCGCGTTCTGAGAGTCCGGCATGCAGGTAAGCAAGCAGGTGCAAAAAGGTTTGTTCACTGATATCAGTGGCAGTCTGCATTTTAGCCAACTCATCTGCCGTTTTCACCATACGAAGATTTTCGATATAACCGGTGAGTGGAATAAAAACAGACTGCGGGTTTTGTTTGATCATAGAGGTTGCCTGTGCATAGGTTAGGTTTTCTTGTTCAAAACCAACCTGAGCGATCTTTTCCTGCAGCAATAATTCTTTTACAGTGTTTTCCAGTGATTCATTTTGACGAATCAACTCAAAATCCGGCGCCTGCAGCGCTGCTTGCTCATAATACCGAAAGTCCGTGATCAGAAAGCTGTGTTCCGCCGTGATCAGCAGCCAGCCGGATGTACCGTTAAAGTTGCTCAGGTATGCGCGGTTTTCCGGGTGAGTAACGAGAACCGCTTCATAACCATCCCGCTGCATCGCTTGCCGCAGCTGCGATAAAAAGCTCATAATGATCCTCCTTCTCTGCAGTTTTCAAATCAAAGCTAATTTTACCATATTCTTGCTTGGGCTTCAACCGGAAAATTAAGATAGTAAAGCAGGAAGATTGTCAGATTATGTGGAGAATCAACTTTCTCTGATCACAACCCGTCCGGTCACCGGCTGAATGACAATTTGCAGCGTCTCACCCAGGCGGTTGCGCAGCGTGATACTGCCACCCATATTGATATTGCCATTGGCAAGAAAAGTAAAATCAAGCTTGCTGACCGTCACATCGCTGCGTATTGGGTAAGCAGGCTTGAGCACAAAAACTCCCCGATATCTGGCAAGCCGCTGCCGTCCATCGCTGCCTGTTGAACAGAGGATGCGGATACTGCTATTTTCTTTGAGAGCGATCAGCCTGGTCTGACGGATTTGCGCTGCGATTTCATTTGCCGTGCTTTGCAGATGCAGGGTCGCCGTCAGCCGTTGATAATTTGGCATGGCCAAACCCAGCAGCATGGCGAGCAGCGCCAGGACGAGCATCAATTCAATCAGCGTATAACCTTTTTTAGCGCTGCGCAAAGGGATTCGGTTTGGATAATTCCGAGAAAAAAGCTTCTGTATCCGCATCGGCTAAGCCTCCCTGATCCAGCAGAATTTTACCTTCCGATTCAAACTGAAGCAGCGGCTCCTTTTCTGCCCCAGTCTCTGATTGGGAGATGCTCCAGCTGTCCGAAATAATTAAACGGTCATAAGCGTACCAGCGCCGCAGAAACCGCATTGTCTGCCCATAGCTGCCGACGATTTCCAAATGAAAAGCAATTTCAGGTTT
The window above is part of the Negativicutes bacterium genome. Proteins encoded here:
- a CDS encoding prepilin-type N-terminal cleavage/methylation domain-containing protein — encoded protein: MRIQKLFSRNYPNRIPLRSAKKGYTLIELMLVLALLAMLLGLAMPNYQRLTATLHLQSTANEIAAQIRQTRLIALKENSSIRILCSTGSDGRQRLARYRGVFVLKPAYPIRSDVTVSKLDFTFLANGNINMGGSITLRNRLGETLQIVIQPVTGRVVIRES
- a CDS encoding O-sialoglycoprotein endopeptidase, giving the protein MNEWVLGIDTSNYTTSLAAVTLDHQLLHQQRQLLSVAMGERGLRQSEAVFAHLRSISQQFLQLERPDYPPVAIGVSNQPRSLPGSYMPVFLVGNQFAAVLSQMLKIPLYTYSHQEGHIKAGLFSAGEPDLPQFLSVHLSGGTTELLLVKQEEHHFRETILAATDDISAGQLIDRIGVAMGLPFPAGPALEKLAQTSHENLSVIPAAYHQGKLSFSGAESQAMRLLQSAAEPAEIARAVENCVVKSLEKMIRSAIETTKIKDVLLVGGVTANRYLRDRLRHKLEHPAVSAHLYFASPELSSDNAVGIAFLAAEAFSTGGLRE
- the efp gene encoding elongation factor P, yielding MISTNDLRNGVTVEIDGSVWSVVEFQHVKPGKGAAFVRTKMKNVKTGAVQEKTFNAGEKLNKARIDTHEMQYLYASGDFYTFMDTTTYEQMELTAEQIGDGIKYLIENMNLMVQIYDGTVIGVEMPNIVELKIAECEPGVKGDTATGGSKPAKLETGAAVRVPFFINEGDKIRIDTRTGEYLSRV
- a CDS encoding Xaa-Pro peptidase family protein; the protein is MSFLSQLRQAMQRDGYEAVLVTHPENRAYLSNFNGTSGWLLITAEHSFLITDFRYYEQAALQAPDFELIRQNESLENTVKELLLQEKIAQVGFEQENLTYAQATSMIKQNPQSVFIPLTGYIENLRMVKTADELAKMQTATDISEQTFLHLLAYLHAGLSEREVALEMERFMREQGADGLAFEIIAASGPRSSLPHGQPTDRILQNGDFLTLDFGAKYQGYCSDMTRTVLIGTASREQEKIYQIVLDAHMQTLAAVQPGLMGKELDQIARSVITKAGYGDYFGHGLGHGVGRNVHEAPSCGKTGNVVLQAGHVITIEPGIYIPQWGGVRIEDMVMVTNTGYRNFNHTSKALICLSDSTD
- the nusB gene encoding transcription antitermination factor NusB: MSRRVARETAVKTLFQREFHDISPEEALPLALEDAAELTENDLIFAHQLIDGVIAHQSQLDDTLNEFAVDWKMDRIAKLERSILRFALFELMFMDDVPVGVTVNEAIEITKIYSTQEASRFINGILGNVIQHMQVLQNKPGEETKPDGAENE